Proteins encoded within one genomic window of Agelaius phoeniceus isolate bAgePho1 chromosome Z, bAgePho1.hap1, whole genome shotgun sequence:
- the F2RL2 gene encoding proteinase-activated receptor 3 produces MKILFFTGLLSFTSSLCTTASEFSQNGSAIKTVSLIKTFRGISARDYDYIPPYAIEGETTTIHIRENKCTSKKSNDSTLTEVSNTTLEYLTSSLSTKLIPAVYLSALLLGVPSNAIILWMLLFRIRSVCTAVLYTNLAVSDLLFCIILPFKIAYHINGNNWVFGETMCRAAMAVFYGNMYCSILLLTCISVSRYLAIVHPFTYKSLPKRAYAIAACAAVWAIVFLYMLPLAITQQSYYVKQLDIYTCHDVHSACETVSSFQFYYYGSLAVFGFLIPLATIVFCYVSIIRTLKTHEWFWYVKVSLLILTIFAICFVPSNIILIIHHINYYYYNTDRLYSFYLIALCLSSLNSCLDPFLYFLMSKIRSQSNIYLTMVKISREK; encoded by the exons ATGAAGATACTGTTTTTCACTGGACTGCTCTCTTTTACCTCCAGTCTTTGCACTACAG cttcAGAATTTTCACAGAATGGCTCTGCAATTAAAACAGTGTCTCTTATCAAAACTTTTCGGGGAATTTCAGCGAGAGACTATGATTACATCCCCCCTTATGCTATAGAAGGGGAAACAACAACCATCCATatcagagaaaacaaatgcactTCAAAAAAGTCAAATGACTCCACATTAACAGAAGTGAGCAACACCACACTGGAGTACCTCACTAGCTCTCTGAGCACCAAGCTAATACCTGCTGTCTACCTCAGTGCTCTGTTATTGGGCGTGCCTTCTAACGCCATCATTCTGTGGATGCTACTCTTCAGGATCCGCTCCGTGTGCACCGCCGTCCTCTACACAAACCTGGCTGTTTCAGACCTGCTCTTCTGCATCATACTGCCCTTCAAAATAGCCTACCACATCAACGGGAACAACTGGGTATTTGGGGAGACCATGTGTCGGGCGGCCATGGCGGTGTTTTACGGCAACATGTACTGCTCCATTCTGCTGCTCACGTGCATCAGTGTCAGCCGCTACCTGGCCATCGTCCACCCATTCACCTACAAGAGCCTCCCGAAGCGCGCCTACGCCATCGCAGCCTGCGCCGCCGTCTGGGCCATCGTCTTCCTCTACATGCTCCCGCTCGCCATCACGCAGCAAAGCTATTATGTGAAGCAGCTGGACATTTATACCTGCCACGACGTGCACAGCGCCTGTGAAACTGTGTCTTCCTTCCAGTTCTACTACTACGGGTCCTTGGCTGTATTTGGGTTTTTAATACCGCTTGCAACTATCGTGTTCTGCTATGTCTCGATTATACGAACACTCAAGACTCACGAATGGTTCTGGTATGTCAAAGTCAGTCTTTTGATTCTTACCATCTTTGCTATTTGCTTTGTGCCAAGCAATATTATCCTTATTATCCATCACATCAACTATTACTATTACAACACGGACAGGCTGTATTCTTTTTATCTAATTGCTTTATGTCTTAGCAGCCTAAACAGCTGTCTTGAtcctttcctttattttctgatGTCAAAAATTAGAAGTCAATCCAATATTTATCTGACAATGGTTAAAATATCCAgggaaaaatga